A genomic window from Sporosarcina sp. Marseille-Q4063 includes:
- a CDS encoding nucleotide excision repair endonuclease yields MITINVPNPDITIVQRKQDENTDAPKIKPVYGFIDFHEIPRDKGGLILFYNNKDELLFVGKARKLRQRVSKHFNDNVSPLKNHRDEVNKIEILLVEEPMERDILETYIINTQYAKYNVDKVYYK; encoded by the coding sequence TTGATTACAATCAATGTACCAAATCCCGATATTACAATCGTTCAACGAAAACAAGATGAGAATACCGATGCACCGAAGATAAAGCCTGTTTATGGTTTTATCGATTTTCATGAAATTCCACGCGATAAAGGCGGTCTCATTTTATTTTATAATAATAAAGATGAATTACTTTTCGTTGGCAAAGCGCGTAAACTTCGTCAACGTGTGAGCAAGCATTTTAATGACAATGTCTCTCCGCTCAAGAACCACCGCGATGAAGTAAATAAGATAGAGATTCTGTTAGTGGAAGAGCCGATGGAACGCGATATTTTAGAAACATATATTATTAACACGCAATACGCGAAATACAATGTAGATAAAGTGTATTATAAATAA
- a CDS encoding TetR/AcrR family transcriptional regulator — protein sequence MTDRKTMIIEKASELFAENGFGATSVQDITDACGISKGAFYLSFKSKDSLLFSIFEYFGDKLINRMSELGDSPVNDRERFKLFLSVQFEEIAHYSDFILMQMREQTSQISEEMMVLLNELRRKTYEMQERILLDVYGNEIRPHMPDLLALLGGITKGYIEIIVFSKESLDYDELGNYIVERTDSIVSGLSKPFLKSEQLIGYCVAEEEGLATAKELVEDIKSVKRKVTDESLLISLDVIEQELSKEDYRKPVIVGMMSNLTNHTETDVLLSKLNTFINSDSK from the coding sequence TTGACAGATAGGAAAACAATGATTATAGAAAAGGCTTCGGAGCTATTCGCAGAAAACGGCTTTGGGGCAACATCTGTTCAAGATATTACGGATGCTTGTGGCATATCAAAAGGAGCATTTTATTTATCATTTAAATCCAAAGATAGTCTTCTTTTTTCTATATTTGAGTATTTTGGGGACAAACTAATTAACCGAATGAGTGAACTGGGTGACTCGCCGGTCAATGACAGAGAGAGGTTCAAATTATTTCTGAGTGTCCAATTTGAAGAGATTGCACATTACTCCGATTTCATCCTCATGCAAATGAGAGAACAAACTAGCCAGATAAGTGAAGAAATGATGGTTTTATTGAATGAATTACGTCGAAAAACGTATGAAATGCAAGAGCGTATTCTGTTAGATGTATATGGTAATGAAATACGTCCGCATATGCCGGATCTCCTCGCTTTATTAGGTGGAATTACAAAAGGGTATATTGAAATTATTGTTTTTAGTAAAGAATCGTTGGATTATGATGAGTTAGGAAATTATATTGTTGAACGAACGGATTCCATTGTCAGTGGTTTATCAAAACCATTTTTGAAAAGTGAACAATTAATTGGATATTGCGTTGCTGAAGAAGAGGGGTTGGCAACAGCTAAAGAGCTTGTGGAAGACATTAAATCAGTTAAGCGAAAAGTGACGGATGAAAGTCTATTAATTAGTTTGGATGTTATCGAGCAAGAACTTTCAAAAGAAGACTACCGAAAACCAGTCATCGTAGGAATGATGTCGAACTTGACAAATCACACCGAAACGGATGTATTGTTAAGCAAGTTAAACACATTCATTAATAGCGATTCGAAATGA